In Raphanus sativus cultivar WK10039 unplaced genomic scaffold, ASM80110v3 Scaffold1119, whole genome shotgun sequence, the genomic window GGACTCGCCAAAGAGCCTTGAGAACGGGGAAGGTGGAGGGATGATAGCACCTCAAGACGCGTGCAACCGAATCGCCGAAGTTGTGAAGGAGACACTGAGGAAGATGGAGATAGTGGGGGAGGAGAAGACGAGGATGTACAAGAAAGCGAGGATGGGGCTCGAGGAATgcgagagagagatggaggagAAAGCTAAAGAAGTAGCGGAGCTGAAGATGGAGAGGCAGAAGAAGAAACAGCAGATAGAGGAAGTGGAGAGGATCGTGAGGCTGAAACAAGCCGAGGCGGAGATGTTTCAGCTGAAAGCGAACGAGGCGAAAATGGAAGCGGAGAGGCTGGAGAGGATCGTGAAGGCGAAGAAGGAGAGGACTGAGGAGGAGTATGCGAGTAACTACTTGAAACAGAGGCTGAGCGAGGCGGAGGCAGAGAAAGAGTATCTGTTTCAGAAGTTGAAAGAGCAAGAAAAAAGTGGTGgaaatggtggtggtggtggtggtggtggtggtgaggcGTCACAGTCAGTGATGTACTCAAATATCAGAGAGATGCTGAGTGGATACAGTGCACCGTCGCCAAGAGTTGATCCAAGATCAAACCAGAGAAACCATTTTGGATCCAATCCTTGAAGTGTTTGTATTCATGTTCCAGCTTTGAATCAATTACTGTTGGATTTGCTTTGTTAACTGTGAAGTCTTGTAGTCGTTGTAATTGCATTAATGTTTAATAACTGGTAACTTTTGTTAACTACATTGACTCCCTCTGTTTTTCTATTATTTGTCAAGACTCCCTCTAGTTAAATCTATCTTCACTTTTGGCCCTGTTCGTTTTCGGAACGCTGCGTTCAAAACCAGCGACCAAAAATATCAAAGAGATCTAAAGAACAGCTCAGCAACCAATGAAAAAGGAGTGTTGGAAGATCCTAATTTCTGCCGCTAGCGACACCATAAGGTGTATGCAGGAGACGCTGATTTAAACAGCGGCCaaaaaaaccagaaaagaaGACCAGCGATCATTACGGGCGGCGACTCCGTAACAACAACTACATGAAATTTCTCTCTCATACTTGTTATTTTTTGGTTGCTGGTCTCTACCGCTGCGTTCGAGAAAGGAACATGGCCTTAAACAGAAACAAACATTGTGTAGGATCTAAccgtttttaaattaaatatatatttccattttatagttaaatttactgtacattaaatcactaatgtttttttatactactatttatgtttccaaacaatataattgttatttatattactattaatgttttcaaacaatatatatatacatatattttatattcatattaatgtttccaaacaacacaATAAttaaacttaattattttatatctaccgctttctctattaaaattttgtatggacgtcataatttcataaaccgtaaaacaataaactttaaaacttggactaaaaattacaaattatgaaattataacaatttaaatcaaattagattacatatcagtcatccatcagttcaatcagTTGGTCTCGGggtttagtgattttttcaaatagatatttttaaaaacctaaattgaattgtcggATCACCAGATTAACCGGTATAGTCACAGgttcgggttgaatttaaaaacactgatttaaatgcaaaaaatattttaaatacacaaaatctttcaaattaacaaaagatttgttaagttattagtggaATTTTGCATCCTAAAATATTAAACGCTtgcaaagcgcggatcaagatctagtgtcGTTTAAAAAATTTCACCCATATTGAAAAACTAATCGGTTTGCCTTTAagtaactaatatattattttgtttaattttgttgataataataaattgaaatagatttttattaaatatatacaataaaatgtATAATGATACTAATACttgttaaattttaaagttcaaataatatttaatactcCTTCTATTTTGTATTGTATGATATTTTAGAgagttttgatgttttaatatgtaacatatttttattttataagtaattcttaattttattaaaaattttgtagctaaaatattttgtaatctATTTTATAGTTGGTtgaataatttacatttatattttaataatatttttatacataaataaatttttaataattgtgtataaaatctaaaatatcatacattttgaaacagaaaaatattaaaagacattaattatgagatattaACATCTTCTACCAACATTTGTaatgttttacaaaattatcaatataaatctaataaaaagcttcaataacaaagaaaaacattacAGCTATTTGTAGAAAATGGTAAACCTTAACAATTTTCGTCATACCCTTTTCTACCTAAATTTTGATATCGTGATGTTATTAttgtaaaatgacatttatttcaaataaagACACGAACTATCAAATTCAAACCGAAATcaattttgaccaaaataatGTCGATCAACCAgctatagatatatataaaaaaatatttgtgcaTTGAAAAAGGTACCATTGAGCATTATAACTCAATTGGAGAATGCAAATGTAAGTTTTTGtggattttttaaatttgactGTGTTGTTTGCTTCAGATATAAGTATTGTTTATTGAAAACATTTAGGTGGCTGCCTTTTTTGGTGGATACAAAACAAAGTTGTTTAATAGTTCTCAAAagatttgtttattaattaattaatttatttgataataaCAAATTGGTTTTCATtgacaaatccttttgattgTATTTGCAGTTGAAGGAAACCGAGACTTTCTTCAAGTGTTTAGCAGAACTAGATGCAAATATCATTGTTAGCAGCAAATCTTTTGCTTCTTGATACTTGATAAGCACACATGAGTTTAACCTAATGATGAAACACTTATTGGATTAAATATACAGCTAACTAACCTCCTTTTCGATAGGTTGATGTCCATATGTAGAAATAATTTCAGTCTGAAATGAACCATTTATGCATATTATGGCTGAGAGTGTCCCTCTTGTAAGTGTTTTAATCTCGCTTAAACTTTCTTATATGTTTTATCTGACCTTGTTTCTAATTGTTAAACCAGTTGAAACTAAGTAGGCCAAGTCCTCATGATCAGAGCCATTTATGCTTTATATATGTTAAGGAAATTGATGGGATTAAAGTAATAATCTAGAATTTATATGTTACTAACTGATACTTTAAAGTTTGACAGCGACAAAATTTATGTCATAAAGCTCTTTTGTCAAACTCTAGAAGAATCAAATTATTCCAGGAATGATTTTGAAGATGGTACCATTGAGCATTATAACTCAATTggagaaaacaaatataagttttgtgcattttttttaattcgattGTGATGTGTGTTTCAGAtataatcattgtttattgaaAATATCTAAGTGGCTGCGTTTTCTGGTGGATACAAAACAGAGTTGTCGTCTGATAGTTTTCAAgaggtttgtttgtttattaattaatttatttattttataataacaaaTTGGTTTTCATTGAcaaatacttttgttttttgtttgaaactgaAAGAAACCGAGGCTTTCTTCAAGTGTTTAGCTGAACTAGGTGCAAACGTCACCGTTAGTGCTCAGCTGAACTAGGTGCAAACGCCATCGTTAGCCTGATCTCTCAATTCTTCAGTGTGGCGCTTACTTAGCAGCAAGCTAAGTCATCATGATATGGGCCACATAGATCATATATCTAAAGAGGAAATTGATCAAATTAAAGTGACGAATCTCTTGTCTGGCTTTGTTTTATATATCTCTCTTTTTCCGTTTACAATGTTTTAACATTATTCCCAGGTGACTATTGCAAGAAATGAGAGTCACAGCTCTGACAAGAGAAAATTCATCTTTCTTCTAATTATGGCTGACTTTTTTTCTAGTTTTGAAAAGCGATCATCTCCAAATACTCGGCTACTTTAGAGAAGTTTCCAGagaataaaatttcatttactAAGGTGAGTTTTTCTATAATGTATCCAGTCACTTTTCATGTTTAACAACTAGTTCGGTTTTTGTACACGAGGAAGATATATCATTCACCTCAGTCATAAAAGATGTTCGCTCCTCATTTTTACCCTTCCTACGCCATGCTACTATAGTCGCAACATTCTGTTACTATTTTGAATATGTAAATGATAAAGGAAAATAGAAGTTGGAAAAGGAGATGAAAAAGATCAAAGAAGTGTACAACCAAATCTTGATGCAGAATATGGAGAATATGGAGAGTACAATGACTCTAAGAACCAAGAGAAGTTATGCTTCTATCTTTGTTTAAGAACCTGGAATCATCAGTAGTAGTAGTAACTTGGTTGTTTTGTTATGATTATGTCTCCCATGTTGCTTTTGTCGAAATCTAAAATTGGTGTTAAAATAGtctttaagaaagaaaaaaaatatttaaatatttgtaatcattttctaaaatcctaTAAATTATAGTCTTAGGGGGAGTTATTGGATTATGATTTTTTGTggattttgatgattttaataGTTGAGAGGATTTTACAAGTTAAAAggatttaataaattttacacatAGATTTTCATAATTTGTGTATAGAATCCTATTGATTGTTAAACTTTTAAGGTAAGAAATTAATAGTGGTAcaaaaaagtgaaaataatcATTTCAATCATTAAAGAGGCAAAATGCTATTATATcctcttaatatataaataatacaaaaataataaataaataaaatgtttttttttataattttgaaatatgattttgaaatatgtttttaaaattttaactttttatataaaaggttacgattttttttcaaattgttttcttcaattctttttgaaattaaaaatacgttttaataaaactattttaattttttttacttttttttaatttttaatatttattttctattttttaaagttgtgatttgtattatgttaaagttgtgatttgtattatttcattctttaattttgtatgtttttgtaTGTGAGTGTATTTTATTACATTGATTTCAAAAATCTTATGGGTATAGATGATATTCTCAAAGTTGAGTCTTATGagttaaaacaaagaaaatttgcatcccaataacaatagattttaatAGAATCTCAAAATCAATGAAAACTAAACTTTTCAAATAACAAAGGATTTTAAGTGAAATTTAAAAGTCATTAccccaataacaatggattctactcagatttaaaaattcataaaccaataacaatggaatctcaaaatttaataacttcTCTGAAATTCTTTTACCAATAACCCCCCCTTATTTAGTTTAATGATTTTCTAATTCCATTAAAAATCTGAATTATTCAATTTTCGGTGTATTTtgttgtatttgtatttgaaagGAAGTTAATGAAAAATTTAGCAAAATTGTAAAGAACCAATTTTTGGTCTTTATGCTAGGATTTGAAGATAATTCTTTATATTGTTtatctatcatatatatattatatataccaagATTATTGATCATTATAATATGAGaaacttgaaaatataaatttctttataaactaaaaatatatcattactTTCATTAATGATAAAAGTATATCAAGCTTCCAAAACATCAGATTTAGacaaatacattttaaatatttatcaaatctTAAAACCTATCAAGTTTTGATCAAAAAGCACTTCTATGTATCTGACCGTGTCTCATTTTTATAGAGAGAAAAATGCATCTAATCCTATGTATTGAACTAGTGATTCTAAAAGAATTCAATTAATCTACAAAAAAGAAATAGGTaactaacaaaaagaaaaactatatgAATCAGGTTGTAAAACAATTTCTCTCACTTACGGGGTTAGAAATTGAGAAATCAGAATATTTGGGGGCAACAGTGTAATACTATAGAAAGCTAAACGCGTGAAACTGAAAACCAATTGATAAAGGAATCGTCGCATCGACAGACGCATTCATCCTGCCACCACCGAAACAAACCCTAACTCTCCGATTCTCCGACCAATTTCATCGGATCCGAGTTTCGAACAGCAGTTTCCGCACGCCGTTGCCCCCGATTGGAGATGTTTCTATCGCCTGGCCACTCTCCACGTCATCTATCATCTCCAGCACCGTCTTCTCGCTCCGACGATGGTCTCCAATCGACGCCCTCCTCCTCGGAGATCACGCCTCGTAACCCTAAAAAGCGGATGAGAGTCCTCGACGAGGACGCTTACGTGGAAGCGATCGAGAAGATCATCGAGCGCGATTACTTTCCGGATATTACGAAGCTTAAAGACCGTCTCGACTGGATCCAGGCGGTTAAAACACGTGACCCGGTTCAGATCCGAGACGCTCAGTTAAAGATCATCGAGAGGCGTGGAAGAAAGAAAGCTAATCATCAGGGTGGAGATACGGTGGGTAAGACTCAGACTCCTGGATCTACTTTCTTGAGAAACTTCACTCCTTTAGATGATTTTGATGGTAAGGCAACTCCTAGAACTCTTAGAGAAGAACCTGGCGGTGAAGTAGTTACTGATGAAGGAGATGTAGATGTTAACATGTCCTTAGATGAGTTCTTTAGGAGGTACACTAGTGAGGATAACGATAGCTTCTCCAAGATTCTTGAGAAGGTTAATAAGAGGAAGAAGGACAAGTATAACTATCTCCTTGAAGGTGAGAAGAAAGATAGTGACTTGATTGAGGACGTGAAGAGAGATAGGATCACTGATGGTTACGGTACGTCTTATCAGCCTCCGGATACTTTAGAAGGGTGGAAATACACAGCGAAGAATCTTCTCATGTACCATCCGGCCAATCGCGGCGAGGCGGCGTTAACGGAAGAGGAGAGGGCTGTGAGGTTAGCTGGGTTGACTAAAGAGATAGCTAAAGGGAATACTCGTTTTCAAGGGAAGAGTATGGATTCCAGGCCGAGGGAAGATGGTTCCGTTGAGATTCTGTACACTCCTATCACGGGTTCTTCCCCTATGCTGCAGGTTAGGGATAGAGACAAGTCCAAGAGGTATGATCTTGATGATCTGAGGAAAACTCCGAATCCTTTTTATGTGGAGTCTGATAAGAGGGCGGACAACGGGTATAGTTTTGTGAAAACGCCGTCTCCTGCGCCTGGTCTCGATGAGTCGCCGTTTATAACTTGGGGTGAGATCGAAGGGACGCCGATGAGATTGGATCCAGAGGATACACCTATCGATATTGGTGGTAGCGCTGATGGACCGCACTACAACATTCCGTCTGCACCTGCGAGAGACGTGACGGCGCATTCTTTATCGAGGGACGCGTCGAGGAAGCTGAGGGAGAGGTCGAACAGTATGTTTAAGAAGCCTCCGTTGCCGTCTTCTCCTCATCATCGGAGTGGGAGTGCGAGTCCGAACGTTAGGACGCTTTCGCCGGCTGCTCAGAAGTTTTACAGACGGGCGATAGGGAAATCGTCTTCTAGTGGTGTTGATGAGAGCCTTCGTGCGAGTTATCGTGGAGCTAGTCCTGGTGGTGTGACTCCTAAGAGTGTGAGAAGTGCGTCTAGGTTCGGGAAAGATAGGCTCACCTCTGGTTCAAGGTCGCCTTGATATTGTGCGAATGTTATGACTATATATGTTGAATGCTTCTGGTTCTCATAGAGGCAACGAAGGTACTTCTTCTTGTACTGCATAAGCTGCTTGTGTGCCAAGTTCTGTTGACTCTTTTCAAATGGAATACTTTCTCTCGTCGCCTCTGTAATTTTAATTTCCACagcttctcttttttctttcttgttagTAGCTCATTTTATACTCCGACGTTGTTTATCAATACTACAACATCATCACAGTatcctcatgttgagtttgggGTTTGCTCTCTTAATATCAGTATCCTTTTGTGCGTAGTTCAAAGTTATTAATAGTTGTCATCCGCAAGATTGATGTCTCCGCAGCTTTTGTATTTCCCTCAAGAGTTTGGAGTTGGTTGATGTTAGTTGATCATTATGAAATAGGCAGTTTTGTGGTGTGACATCAGTGGAAAGTGGCATAGACCGAGTGAGACACGCTTGCCAAATTAGCTGATGAGAAGAGCAGTGGAAAAAAGCCTTGACCAATCAACTAACAGGTTGTATGTATCATCAGGCCATGCTAATAGATTTGCTTAACGTACTCGGTAAAGCTATGAAAGTATGCTTAGGATGAGAAAAGCTGCTAACAAAAGCCAGTAGAATGCAATGCAAGAAACAAACATGGATCAAAATTCATTTGCTTCAAAGAATTCATCAAACATATAACTTACATACAAGAAACATCAATGTGGATAAATCTagacaaataaaactaaagcatacagaaaaaaaaataaacataattcaCTACCGAACATTTCCATAATGTTACTGGTTCCATATCAATTATGGTTAGATTATAGCAGCAAATGTCTCCACACATTCACCCACTTGCCTTGTCAGAATCCAAGATTTCCTTTGAATGTTTGATCACAACTTGATTACTAACGTAATGCTTGCGACAAACGGGCATATAAACATCAGCTCCACCGATCAGCTCGGTTCTACTCTCACAAGTCTTTCTTAAAGTGAAGAAAGCTTTCTGTCCACAAACCTCACACCTTGCAGTTAGCTTCGTCACAGAATCAGCTAAAGGTATAATGTCAATAACAGCACCAAAGCTCCTCCTAATTTTTTTTCCCACAGGAAAGAATCACATTCAATTTATTACAGTCAAACAAAAACTGTTCAAAATCTGAAAATGTCAAAACCATAGAATCAAGGCACCTTAAGTAGTCACCATCAAGACCCACTACAATCAAAGTTTTGCCATCATCATCAGCGACTTTGCAGCAAAACTCATAAAGGTCTCCAAAGAACTGAGCCTCGTCAATACCAATCACATCAAGCTGACAAtcatttgaagaagaaaaaaaaaacacaaaaatttcAGTACAGAACCTTTCACAATAAGACCAAacaaaagactttttttttaccttggCATAAGCATCTTGTCCGAATATCTCGGGAAACGACATAAGATCCGGAAGAGCCCAGCAAGGGAATCCGATTCCATCGTGTGTCACCACCGAATCTTTGGCGTATCTCGTATCTTTACTCGATTTCACCATCGCAACGCTTCTGCACAACCAAAAGGTAAGAACTTGAGAAACTAGATCATTTTCTAAATCTATGGAGATGAtgaaaggtttttttttgtttttaccttCCGGCGCTGATCTCCGACTTGATACGGCGGAGGAGAGAGGTCGATTTCCCGGAGAACATAGGACCCGTGATAACATGAATCGCACCGGACCCACGATGTTCTTGATCGGAGATAACATCTCTGGAGATGTCACTGTCTAGGGTCGCCATGGCAGAGAGTTTATAAGAGAAGATAGTGAGTGGGTGCGGAAGAAAGGAGGAGAAAAGGCTTAAATTTGCTTTGTGGGTTTAGGTAGGGATGATGAGTGTAACTTGTCGATGAGATgttaatatataacaaagacTCGAGAggttgaagaaggaagaaaattGTAGGAGAAGATTTGTCAAAGTCAAACATTAaggattttgaattttgttgACTTCGTGGAGGGAAACAATGTTTTAAAGGTACCTTTCAGGTTTTATATTGT contains:
- the LOC108811354 gene encoding uncharacterized protein LOC108811354, with translation MFLSPGHSPRHLSSPAPSSRSDDGLQSTPSSSEITPRNPKKRMRVLDEDAYVEAIEKIIERDYFPDITKLKDRLDWIQAVKTRDPVQIRDAQLKIIERRGRKKANHQGGDTVGKTQTPGSTFLRNFTPLDDFDGKATPRTLREEPGGEVVTDEGDVDVNMSLDEFFRRYTSEDNDSFSKILEKVNKRKKDKYNYLLEGEKKDSDLIEDVKRDRITDGYGTSYQPPDTLEGWKYTAKNLLMYHPANRGEAALTEEERAVRLAGLTKEIAKGNTRFQGKSMDSRPREDGSVEILYTPITGSSPMLQVRDRDKSKRYDLDDLRKTPNPFYVESDKRADNGYSFVKTPSPAPGLDESPFITWGEIEGTPMRLDPEDTPIDIGGSADGPHYNIPSAPARDVTAHSLSRDASRKLRERSNSMFKKPPLPSSPHHRSGSASPNVRTLSPAAQKFYRRAIGKSSSSGVDESLRASYRGASPGGVTPKSVRSASRFGKDRLTSGSRSP
- the LOC108836754 gene encoding thymidine kinase a, yielding MATLDSDISRDVISDQEHRGSGAIHVITGPMFSGKSTSLLRRIKSEISAGRSVAMVKSSKDTRYAKDSVVTHDGIGFPCWALPDLMSFPEIFGQDAYAKLDVIGIDEAQFFGDLYEFCCKVADDDGKTLIVVGLDGDYLRRSFGAVIDIIPLADSVTKLTARCEVCGQKAFFTLRKTCESRTELIGGADVYMPVCRKHYVSNQVVIKHSKEILDSDKASG